One stretch of Riemerella columbina DNA includes these proteins:
- a CDS encoding glycosyltransferase family 2 protein, translating into MHNPLISVVMSVYNAEKYLAKAIDSILNQTYNNFEFIIIEDCSSDGSLEIIKEYAAKDNRIKILQKKENKGTRGFIENLNWGIQSAKGKYIARMDADDISHLQRFEKQVQYLEQNPEVFIVGAHINFIDEEGKIIGEKKAPITPEQISYTILKSIPLFHPVIMFRNEAVHYRENIWYCEDYELYLRLMTEGKIMTNLDEKLLDYRLLTSSISRKGRSLVKYMFLNKAFQMYHERLKEGKDSYKSLNPDDYANILNLDYKNEWTDLKIAAEICVKNQYKEDLKIIIKKRKQLYPAKNLGYLEKMSLLPDVLFSITSKIYKRI; encoded by the coding sequence ATGCATAATCCTCTCATTTCTGTAGTAATGTCGGTATACAATGCGGAAAAATATCTTGCTAAAGCTATAGATTCTATTTTAAATCAAACTTATAATAATTTTGAATTTATTATTATAGAAGATTGCTCTTCGGATGGTTCTTTAGAAATAATTAAAGAGTATGCAGCTAAGGATAACAGAATCAAAATACTCCAGAAAAAAGAAAATAAAGGAACACGCGGATTTATAGAAAACCTCAATTGGGGAATACAATCGGCAAAAGGAAAATATATTGCTCGGATGGATGCAGATGATATAAGCCATTTACAAAGGTTTGAAAAACAAGTTCAATATCTCGAGCAAAATCCAGAAGTGTTTATTGTAGGCGCCCATATCAATTTTATTGATGAGGAAGGAAAAATTATAGGAGAAAAAAAAGCACCAATTACTCCAGAACAAATCTCTTATACGATACTAAAAAGTATTCCGTTGTTTCATCCGGTGATTATGTTTAGGAATGAAGCGGTACATTATAGAGAAAATATTTGGTATTGTGAAGATTATGAATTGTATTTGAGGCTGATGACAGAGGGGAAAATTATGACTAATCTTGACGAAAAATTATTGGATTATAGATTGCTTACCTCTTCTATCTCTCGTAAAGGTCGCTCTTTGGTGAAATATATGTTTCTCAATAAAGCGTTTCAAATGTATCATGAAAGATTAAAAGAAGGGAAAGATAGTTATAAGAGTCTAAATCCAGATGACTATGCCAATATTCTCAATTTAGATTATAAAAATGAATGGACTGATTTGAAAATAGCAGCAGAGATTTGTGTGAAAAATCAATATAAAGAAGATTTGAAAATAATCATTAAAAAAAGAAAACAATTATATCCGGCTAAAAATTTAGGCTATTTAGAAAAAATGAGCCTATTACCTGATGTTTTATTCTCTATTACCTCTAAAATTTATAAGCGTATATGA
- a CDS encoding acyltransferase, translating to MVSKLKISTKIQLFFISLLGKIGLVMKMMIVKIFTLFNKVLEYAERENTKLVLKRAGQVDASVKPGKNTFLQIQPKIKKLIIEENVSWKDNNAIRIYNGAEFIMRKNTYFSDRVSINCLDKIEIGENSWIGEGSKLYDHNHKYVTEPEYEWKIREFDTAPIIIGKNVKIYSDVTILKGVTIGDNCIIGAKCTIYKDIPPYSIVINKTENIIKPILK from the coding sequence ATGGTTTCAAAACTCAAAATTTCCACAAAAATACAACTATTTTTTATATCTTTGCTGGGGAAAATAGGGTTAGTCATGAAAATGATGATTGTTAAAATATTTACACTTTTTAATAAGGTTTTAGAGTACGCGGAGCGAGAAAATACGAAGTTAGTACTAAAACGCGCAGGGCAAGTAGACGCTTCTGTTAAACCTGGTAAAAACACTTTTTTACAGATACAACCGAAGATCAAAAAACTCATAATAGAAGAAAATGTGTCTTGGAAAGATAACAATGCCATTAGAATTTATAATGGCGCAGAGTTTATTATGAGGAAGAATACTTATTTTAGTGATAGAGTCTCCATTAACTGCTTAGATAAGATAGAAATTGGTGAAAACTCATGGATAGGCGAAGGCTCTAAGTTGTATGACCATAATCACAAATATGTTACAGAACCTGAATACGAGTGGAAAATTAGAGAGTTTGACACGGCGCCAATCATTATCGGGAAGAATGTTAAGATATATAGTGATGTTACTATTTTAAAAGGCGTTACTATAGGGGATAATTGCATTATAGGTGCTAAATGTACGATATATAAGGATATTCCGCCGTATTCTATTGTAATCAATAAAACTGAAAATATTATTAAACCGATTTTAAAATAA
- a CDS encoding glycosyltransferase family 2 protein — protein sequence MKPLVTISIPVFKCEDFIVACLESVRKQDYPNIEVTLINDQTPDRSVEIAEKYIAEHQLNNWKIYHLEENSGLSVVRNKGIDTAEGKYLFFLDSDDTITPNCISTLVEIAENTGAEMTISQLECEESSTGKKSLCIKINAEASEIKGNNNILKAFSNSKLVTYAVNKLFIVDYLIKNQLYFVKGLFAQDELWTFHLVLKMNHIAIHKGITYTYFLHPKSVIHNRGKRNFDNWFTIGQYIDQALKSEKNPERHAMVMKYLIHFKDVTLKMNWKAQQNETLWMESYANYKTLSTLSLTDYFSNQYSKETKKNALLQSLPTALGMKIFKKRWGA from the coding sequence TTGAAACCATTAGTTACTATATCAATTCCTGTTTTTAAGTGTGAAGATTTTATCGTGGCGTGTTTGGAGAGTGTTCGCAAGCAAGATTACCCTAATATAGAAGTAACCCTCATCAACGACCAAACGCCTGATCGCTCAGTGGAAATTGCTGAAAAATACATTGCCGAGCACCAATTAAACAACTGGAAAATCTACCACTTGGAAGAAAATTCGGGGCTCTCCGTAGTTCGGAATAAAGGCATAGACACCGCCGAAGGGAAATACTTGTTTTTCTTGGATTCCGATGACACCATCACTCCTAATTGCATCTCCACTTTGGTGGAAATTGCCGAAAATACTGGTGCCGAAATGACCATTTCTCAATTGGAATGCGAAGAATCAAGCACTGGAAAAAAATCCCTCTGTATCAAAATCAATGCTGAAGCATCAGAAATCAAAGGTAATAACAATATTTTAAAGGCTTTTTCAAATTCAAAATTAGTAACTTACGCCGTAAATAAGCTATTCATTGTAGATTATTTAATAAAAAACCAACTTTATTTTGTAAAAGGATTATTTGCCCAAGATGAACTTTGGACTTTTCATTTGGTCCTCAAAATGAACCATATTGCTATCCATAAAGGCATTACTTACACCTATTTCCTCCACCCAAAATCTGTGATTCACAACCGTGGGAAGCGGAATTTTGATAATTGGTTTACCATAGGGCAATACATCGACCAAGCATTAAAATCAGAAAAAAATCCAGAGCGCCACGCTATGGTAATGAAATATCTCATTCATTTTAAAGATGTTACATTAAAAATGAACTGGAAAGCCCAACAAAATGAAACGCTTTGGATGGAATCATATGCCAATTATAAAACACTGAGTACGCTAAGCCTTACGGATTATTTTTCTAACCAATATTCTAAAGAAACCAAAAAAAATGCCTTGCTCCAATCCTTGCCCACCGCTTTGGGTATGAAAATTTTCAAGAAAAGATGGGGTGCATAA
- a CDS encoding NAD-dependent epimerase/dehydratase family protein has product MIVGNGLVAQLFKDTDSDAMVFFASGVSNSLETDQQQFLREENLIRQTIAENRDKIFVYFSTCSVYDSSKTESPYVLHKLRMEQLIAEQCPHYMILRVSNVVGKGGNPNLLMNYLIRAVRAGETINVHTKATRNLIDAEDVKNITIQLIAERKLNRIVNLAYLENYGIIEILQIIERQLDLSLNLNLIKTGAGYQIAIPDVERYFIENQLSNKERYISRMLERYYL; this is encoded by the coding sequence ATGATAGTAGGCAATGGCTTAGTGGCACAGTTGTTTAAAGATACGGATTCGGATGCGATGGTGTTTTTTGCATCGGGTGTGTCTAATTCTTTGGAGACAGATCAACAGCAATTTCTGCGAGAGGAAAACCTCATTAGGCAAACGATAGCGGAAAATAGGGATAAGATTTTTGTGTATTTTTCCACTTGTAGCGTGTATGATTCTTCCAAAACAGAGAGTCCTTATGTGTTGCATAAATTGAGAATGGAACAGTTGATCGCAGAGCAATGTCCTCATTATATGATTCTTAGGGTGAGTAATGTGGTGGGCAAGGGCGGAAATCCCAATTTGCTGATGAATTATTTGATTCGTGCGGTGCGAGCGGGCGAGACGATCAATGTACACACCAAAGCCACGAGAAACCTCATCGATGCGGAGGATGTGAAAAATATAACGATTCAACTCATTGCCGAGCGCAAACTCAACCGCATTGTGAATTTGGCATATTTGGAAAATTACGGTATCATTGAAATTTTACAAATCATTGAGCGTCAGTTAGATCTGAGCCTTAACCTCAACCTCATCAAAACAGGGGCGGGCTACCAAATTGCCATTCCTGATGTGGAGCGATATTTTATTGAAAATCAACTGAGTAATAAAGAACGCTATATCAGCCGAATGTTGGAGCGGTATTATTTATAA
- a CDS encoding MBOAT family O-acyltransferase, producing MLFNSLDFAIFLPIVFILYWFVTNRNLKLQNLLIVAASYVFYGWWDWRFLILIILSSVIDFVAGINIANAKTEKKRKLFLSLSMLTNLGLLGFFKYFNFFIDNFTQVFSFFGHPISASSLDIVLPVGISFYTFQTMSYTIDVYRWQLEPTRDFIAFSAFVSFFPQLVAGPIERATHLLPQFYKKRTFDYEFAKDGIRQMLWGFFKKVVIADNCAHFANIVFNDYGDYGGTTLAVGAVLFAFQIYGDFSGYSDIAIGLSKLFGFDLMRNFAYPYFSRDIAEFWRRWHISLSTWFRDYLYIPLGGSRGGNWMRIRNTFIIFLVSGFWHGANWTFIVWGALNAFYILPSIVLKTNRKNLDIVAENTLLPNFREFLQMGITFSLAVLAWIFFRAPNVSTAVDYIKSMFVKWNVGIGYPMKLLSGSYFILFFLAIMLLAEWLMRTREHPFQFARMKIPLWTRWCIYVFFTLSILWYAGDQEDFIYFQF from the coding sequence ATGTTATTTAACTCATTAGATTTTGCGATATTTCTACCCATAGTATTTATTCTGTATTGGTTTGTAACGAATAGGAACTTAAAATTACAGAATCTTCTTATTGTGGCGGCCAGTTATGTTTTCTATGGCTGGTGGGATTGGCGCTTTTTGATTTTGATTATTCTCAGTTCTGTGATAGATTTTGTCGCTGGGATTAACATTGCCAATGCTAAAACAGAAAAAAAGCGAAAATTATTCCTTTCATTGAGTATGTTAACCAATTTGGGGTTGTTAGGCTTTTTTAAATATTTCAACTTCTTTATTGATAATTTTACACAGGTATTTTCTTTCTTTGGACACCCTATTTCGGCATCTTCGCTGGATATTGTGTTGCCCGTGGGGATTAGTTTTTACACCTTCCAAACCATGAGCTATACCATAGATGTGTATAGGTGGCAGTTGGAACCTACACGAGATTTTATCGCATTTTCTGCCTTTGTGAGCTTTTTTCCGCAGTTGGTGGCGGGACCTATCGAGCGGGCAACACACTTATTACCACAGTTTTATAAAAAACGAACTTTTGATTATGAATTTGCCAAAGATGGTATTCGGCAGATGCTTTGGGGCTTCTTCAAAAAAGTGGTGATCGCCGATAATTGTGCGCATTTTGCCAATATTGTATTCAATGATTATGGTGATTATGGTGGCACTACCTTGGCTGTGGGTGCGGTGTTGTTTGCATTCCAGATTTATGGCGATTTCTCAGGTTATTCAGATATTGCTATAGGATTATCCAAATTATTTGGTTTTGATTTGATGCGAAATTTTGCCTATCCCTATTTTTCAAGAGATATTGCTGAGTTTTGGCGAAGGTGGCATATCTCCCTCTCCACTTGGTTTAGAGATTATCTCTATATTCCGCTGGGAGGAAGTAGAGGAGGCAATTGGATGCGGATTCGTAATACTTTTATCATCTTTTTGGTCAGTGGATTTTGGCATGGTGCCAATTGGACTTTTATCGTTTGGGGTGCCCTCAATGCTTTTTATATTTTGCCCTCCATTGTCTTGAAAACCAATCGTAAAAATCTGGATATTGTAGCGGAAAATACCCTATTGCCCAACTTTCGAGAGTTTTTGCAAATGGGAATAACCTTTTCGCTGGCGGTATTGGCGTGGATATTTTTCAGAGCACCGAATGTCAGCACGGCAGTAGATTACATTAAATCCATGTTCGTCAAGTGGAATGTAGGCATAGGCTATCCGATGAAGTTATTGAGCGGCAGTTATTTCATCTTGTTCTTTTTGGCGATAATGCTGTTGGCTGAATGGCTGATGAGAACCCGAGAGCATCCGTTTCAATTTGCGAGAATGAAGATTCCGCTTTGGACAAGATGGTGTATTTATGTATTTTTCACCCTGTCAATTTTATGGTATGCAGGTGATCAAGAGGATTTTATCTATTTTCAATTCTAA
- a CDS encoding glycosyltransferase family 2 protein → MITVFTPTYNRAHLLSRVFDSLKKQTHHHFEWIIVDDGSEDDTKEVVQNFIKENTPFKIHYYHQKNQGKHIAINHAITKANGEYLLVCDSDDYLEPQCIETVYQLISKIKDKQDFSGVAYIRYSDKINYDERKYNNKVWEGTTTPYYDWEFHGEFQIVYKTSILKKFMFPVFSGEKFCRESLIHRRLRRAGYQVLYSNYVLAHGDYLEEGLTQNFNKALYGSPRYSLLYIKEMIIDEKNTKAKLQLAKQYYNLIRQHKKYWYKLLELPFSLHLKMIISRFKR, encoded by the coding sequence ATGATAACCGTTTTTACCCCTACTTACAATAGAGCACATTTACTCTCTCGGGTTTTTGATAGCCTTAAAAAGCAAACCCATCATCATTTTGAGTGGATTATTGTAGATGATGGTTCCGAAGATGATACCAAAGAAGTTGTACAAAACTTCATCAAGGAAAATACACCATTTAAAATCCATTATTATCATCAAAAAAATCAAGGGAAGCATATTGCAATAAATCATGCAATAACCAAAGCTAATGGGGAATATCTATTAGTCTGCGATAGTGATGATTACTTAGAGCCTCAGTGTATAGAAACCGTGTATCAGTTGATTTCAAAAATTAAAGATAAGCAAGATTTTTCGGGCGTGGCTTATATTCGTTATTCGGATAAAATCAACTATGATGAGCGTAAATATAATAATAAAGTATGGGAAGGTACTACTACTCCTTATTACGATTGGGAGTTTCATGGAGAATTTCAAATAGTATATAAAACTTCTATTTTAAAAAAATTTATGTTCCCAGTATTTTCTGGGGAGAAGTTTTGTAGAGAATCATTGATCCATAGAAGGTTGCGTAGAGCGGGTTATCAAGTACTATACTCTAACTATGTTTTAGCTCATGGCGATTATTTAGAGGAGGGGCTGACCCAAAATTTTAATAAAGCATTATATGGAAGCCCGCGCTATAGTTTGCTGTATATCAAGGAGATGATTATAGATGAGAAAAATACAAAAGCAAAATTACAATTGGCTAAACAATATTACAACCTAATACGCCAGCACAAAAAATATTGGTATAAATTATTGGAATTACCATTTTCTCTTCATTTAAAAATGATAATTTCTCGTTTTAAAAGATAG
- a CDS encoding glycosyltransferase family 32 protein translates to MIPKKIHYCWFGKGEKSEFIQYCIDTWRRVQPDFEIIEWNENNFNVEAIPFTREAYAQRKWAFVSDYARAKALYEHGGFYMDTDMELRLPLTEFLPHEAICGFEMAGVPYSAFWGVAPQHSLAKDIMEYYEVLEGFQEVTNTAIFSKLLVEKYGAEAYKDEYQELKNGIKLYPSHYFSLDLPKNFVVHHFSGSWHGAWSHEENNFKNLVNTYGLMHLFSKIPQGKKEVKNVIYNHQLMKIDAVLDQIPLSYIAKYLKTKLLEKLNPPK, encoded by the coding sequence ATGATTCCTAAAAAAATACACTATTGTTGGTTTGGAAAAGGCGAAAAATCCGAGTTTATACAATACTGCATAGACACATGGCGACGGGTACAGCCTGATTTTGAAATTATAGAATGGAACGAAAACAATTTTAATGTAGAAGCCATTCCGTTTACACGCGAGGCCTATGCACAGAGAAAATGGGCATTTGTCTCTGATTATGCCCGTGCCAAAGCCTTGTATGAACACGGCGGTTTCTATATGGATACAGATATGGAGCTGCGGCTTCCTTTGACTGAATTTTTACCTCACGAAGCTATTTGTGGCTTTGAGATGGCAGGTGTACCTTATTCTGCATTTTGGGGTGTCGCGCCACAGCATAGCCTCGCCAAAGATATTATGGAATATTATGAGGTATTAGAAGGTTTTCAAGAAGTAACCAATACCGCTATTTTTTCTAAATTATTGGTAGAAAAATATGGTGCTGAGGCGTATAAAGATGAATATCAGGAGCTAAAAAACGGAATTAAACTCTATCCTTCCCATTATTTTTCGTTAGATTTGCCGAAAAATTTTGTGGTTCATCATTTTTCAGGTTCATGGCATGGGGCATGGTCGCATGAGGAAAATAATTTTAAAAACTTGGTTAATACCTATGGTTTAATGCATTTGTTTTCCAAAATCCCACAAGGTAAAAAAGAAGTGAAAAATGTAATATATAACCATCAACTGATGAAAATAGATGCTGTATTAGATCAAATTCCGCTTTCCTATATTGCAAAATACTTGAAAACTAAACTGTTAGAAAAACTCAATCCCCCAAAATAA
- a CDS encoding acylneuraminate cytidylyltransferase family protein: MLALIPARGGSKGLPGKNIKNLNGKPLIAYTIEAALQAQKISRVVVNTDSPEIAEVAVAYGAEVPFMRSEALATDDARSIDVMRDAIERMEHLGGVAIPHFVLLQPTSPLRTAQHIDEAVQLFLDRNADAVISCKAEEHPIFWHKYLTEDGRFEEIFPNDDLKNRQDIRPTYCPNGAIYVFDKTVLQTEKYYTPNTYAYLMDRRHSIDIDTIEDFEYAEYIINKQW, translated from the coding sequence ATGTTAGCATTGATTCCTGCCCGAGGCGGCTCCAAAGGTTTACCAGGGAAAAATATAAAAAACCTCAACGGCAAACCACTGATTGCCTACACGATAGAAGCGGCATTGCAAGCCCAAAAGATCAGCCGAGTGGTGGTCAATACGGATAGCCCAGAGATTGCCGAAGTGGCTGTAGCCTATGGTGCCGAAGTGCCTTTTATGCGTTCGGAGGCGTTGGCGACTGATGACGCCCGCTCGATTGATGTGATGAGAGATGCCATAGAGCGAATGGAGCATTTAGGTGGCGTGGCGATTCCTCATTTTGTGCTTTTGCAGCCGACGAGTCCCCTGCGAACGGCACAACATATCGATGAGGCAGTGCAACTTTTTTTAGACCGAAATGCCGATGCGGTAATCAGCTGCAAAGCCGAAGAACACCCTATTTTTTGGCATAAATACCTAACGGAAGATGGCAGATTTGAAGAGATCTTCCCCAATGATGACCTAAAAAATAGGCAAGATATTAGACCCACCTACTGTCCTAATGGTGCCATTTATGTATTTGACAAAACGGTACTACAAACCGAAAAGTACTATACACCAAACACTTACGCCTACCTGATGGACAGACGCCATTCCATCGATATAGACACCATAGAAGATTTTGAGTATGCGGAATATATAATAAATAAACAATGGTAG
- a CDS encoding nucleotidyltransferase family protein, with protein MKKFPLIHQKATITEGLRALNQVQHLSRLILFVVDDQERVIGSVTDGDIRRSIAAEENLQKTLGEICNTSFRHLKQGETFQSFEAFRKADIKILPVLDAENRMVDLFDLNKIKANLPLEVMLMAGGRGKRLSPLTDTTPKPMLPLGGKPIIEHNIDRLISFGIKKIYISVKYLAEQIIDHLGDGSEKGIEIEYIREDQPLGTAGALSLVEKFNTDYVLLMNSDLFTSVDFESLYRKIIDEGAEMAIASTEYKVDVPYAVFETEQDQVVGFKEKPSYIYHANAGVYILKRELINEIPKNQFFDITDLMDSVVDSGRKLVYDPIIGYWIDIGKPVDYTQAQEFVKHLEK; from the coding sequence ATGAAAAAATTTCCCCTCATCCACCAAAAAGCCACCATCACCGAAGGATTGAGAGCCCTCAATCAGGTGCAGCATTTGAGCCGATTGATTTTGTTTGTGGTAGATGATCAAGAGCGCGTGATAGGCTCGGTAACCGATGGCGATATCCGGCGTTCCATCGCTGCGGAAGAGAATTTGCAGAAGACCTTAGGCGAGATTTGCAACACTTCGTTTCGGCATTTGAAACAAGGCGAGACGTTCCAAAGTTTTGAGGCTTTTCGCAAGGCGGATATTAAGATTTTGCCTGTTTTAGATGCGGAAAATAGAATGGTAGACCTCTTTGACCTCAATAAAATCAAAGCGAACCTTCCCTTAGAAGTGATGCTGATGGCTGGGGGCAGGGGCAAACGCCTAAGTCCGCTCACGGATACCACGCCCAAACCGATGTTGCCACTGGGCGGAAAACCCATTATAGAACACAATATAGACCGCCTGATTTCTTTCGGGATAAAGAAAATTTATATCTCCGTGAAGTATCTGGCAGAACAGATTATAGACCATTTGGGCGATGGTAGCGAGAAGGGAATCGAGATAGAATACATTCGGGAAGACCAACCGCTGGGCACGGCAGGGGCATTGAGTTTGGTGGAGAAATTCAACACCGATTATGTGCTTCTGATGAATAGCGACCTGTTCACGAGTGTGGATTTTGAGAGTTTGTATAGAAAAATTATAGATGAAGGGGCAGAAATGGCGATAGCCTCCACAGAATACAAGGTAGATGTGCCATATGCGGTGTTTGAAACCGAGCAAGACCAAGTGGTGGGCTTTAAGGAAAAACCCTCGTATATTTACCACGCCAACGCTGGGGTGTATATCCTAAAACGAGAGCTCATCAATGAGATTCCTAAAAATCAGTTTTTTGACATTACAGACCTGATGGACAGCGTAGTAGACAGCGGAAGAAAGTTGGTTTACGACCCGATTATCGGCTATTGGATAGACATCGGCAAACCCGTAGATTACACCCAAGCCCAAGAATTTGTAAAGCATTTGGAAAAATAA
- the neuC gene encoding UDP-N-acetylglucosamine 2-epimerase: MRKICIVTGTRAEYGLLKPLIRKIEADPDLELQLIACAMHLSPTFGYTVQEIEKDGFKISKRVECLLSSDSAVGVSKSIALAVSGFADAYADLQPDLVVVLGDRTEILASVIAASVANIPIAHLHGGETTEGAYDEAIRHSITKFSHLHFASTEVYRQRIIQLGEQPDTVFNVGAIAIDSIKNLPLLSKEEFEQSIHFQLDQRNLLITYHPVTLEKNSPAETFANLLRAVDALPDTHLIFTHANSDKNGQIINEMIKNFVAQHPNKAVEIPSLGQLRYLSALQYVDAVVGNSSSGVSEVPAFHIPTVNIGDRQKGRLMPESVINCGNSYEEIQHALAQALDPDFVEQTKHQPSLFGEGTAAEQMLTIIKNHQDIALKKSFYDLKTDKN, from the coding sequence ATGAGAAAAATTTGCATCGTTACAGGAACCCGTGCCGAATACGGCTTGCTCAAACCGCTAATCCGAAAAATAGAGGCAGACCCAGACTTGGAGTTGCAGCTCATTGCGTGTGCGATGCATCTGTCGCCCACTTTTGGATATACGGTGCAAGAGATTGAAAAAGACGGTTTTAAAATCAGCAAAAGGGTGGAGTGTTTGCTCTCATCGGATAGTGCTGTGGGCGTGTCTAAGTCCATTGCTTTGGCGGTGTCGGGCTTCGCTGATGCCTATGCGGATTTACAACCCGATTTGGTGGTGGTATTGGGCGATAGAACGGAAATTTTAGCCAGTGTGATTGCTGCCAGCGTTGCCAATATTCCCATTGCTCACCTCCACGGCGGCGAGACTACGGAAGGGGCTTATGATGAAGCCATTCGGCACAGTATTACCAAATTTTCGCACCTGCATTTTGCCTCTACAGAGGTGTACAGACAGCGGATTATCCAACTGGGCGAACAGCCAGATACGGTGTTTAATGTCGGTGCTATCGCCATTGATTCGATAAAAAATCTACCTTTGCTATCCAAAGAAGAATTTGAACAATCTATTCATTTTCAATTGGATCAAAGGAATTTGCTGATCACCTATCACCCTGTAACACTGGAAAAAAATAGCCCAGCGGAAACCTTTGCCAACCTCCTCCGTGCGGTAGATGCCTTGCCAGATACCCACCTGATTTTTACCCACGCCAATTCGGATAAAAATGGGCAAATCATCAATGAGATGATCAAAAACTTCGTGGCACAGCACCCTAACAAGGCGGTAGAAATTCCGTCTTTGGGGCAGTTGCGGTACTTGTCGGCATTGCAGTATGTAGATGCTGTGGTGGGCAATTCTTCCAGCGGCGTGTCGGAGGTGCCAGCGTTCCACATTCCTACGGTCAATATCGGCGATAGGCAAAAAGGGCGATTGATGCCAGAGAGCGTGATCAATTGCGGCAACTCTTATGAAGAGATTCAGCACGCCCTCGCCCAAGCGTTGGACCCTGATTTTGTGGAGCAAACCAAGCATCAGCCCTCGTTATTTGGCGAAGGAACGGCAGCGGAACAGATGCTCACGATTATCAAAAATCATCAAGATATTGCGTTGAAAAAATCGTTTTATGATTTAAAAACGGATAAAAACTGA
- the neuB gene encoding N-acetylneuraminate synthase: protein MNNSSVFIIAEAGVNHNGDIALAKKLIDAAAEAGVDAVKFQTWKTELLVTPDAVQAEYQTENTGKEESQFAMLKRLELSYPEFEVLKSYCEQKNIRFLSTPDEAVSAQFLNNLQDIFKIGSGELTNIPYLAFIARLGKTVILSTGMGDMEEIHTAVRTLKENGLENHQIKILHATTEYPTPMEEVNLRAMLQIQRETGLEVGYSDHTLGIEVPVAAVALGAKVIEKHFTLDKNMEGPDHRASLDPQELKAMVVAIRNVEKALSGSGIKEPTPSEMKNKPIVRKSIVAGRLIKAGEVLSEENLAIKRPGTGISPMKWAEVIGNKAIRDFEPDEMIVL, encoded by the coding sequence ATGAACAACAGTAGTGTATTCATCATAGCGGAGGCAGGCGTTAATCATAATGGAGATATTGCATTAGCCAAAAAACTCATCGATGCCGCCGCAGAGGCAGGTGTAGATGCCGTAAAATTCCAAACTTGGAAAACCGAATTATTGGTAACCCCAGATGCTGTGCAGGCAGAGTATCAAACAGAAAATACAGGCAAGGAAGAATCTCAGTTTGCTATGCTTAAGCGTTTGGAGTTATCTTATCCAGAGTTTGAAGTCCTCAAAAGCTACTGCGAGCAAAAAAACATTCGTTTTCTATCTACCCCAGATGAGGCGGTTTCTGCCCAGTTTCTCAATAATTTACAAGATATATTTAAAATAGGTTCTGGAGAATTGACCAATATTCCATATTTAGCATTCATCGCACGGTTGGGCAAAACGGTCATTCTCTCCACAGGAATGGGGGATATGGAAGAAATTCATACCGCTGTGAGAACCCTAAAAGAGAATGGGTTAGAAAATCATCAGATTAAAATTTTGCACGCCACCACCGAATACCCCACGCCTATGGAGGAGGTCAATCTCCGTGCGATGCTCCAAATCCAAAGGGAAACAGGCTTAGAAGTGGGTTATTCCGACCATACTTTGGGCATAGAAGTCCCTGTGGCAGCGGTAGCATTGGGGGCTAAGGTGATAGAAAAACACTTTACTTTAGACAAAAATATGGAGGGCCCCGACCATAGAGCCAGCTTAGACCCACAAGAATTAAAAGCCATGGTGGTTGCCATTCGGAATGTAGAAAAAGCCCTCTCGGGCAGCGGCATCAAAGAGCCTACGCCTTCGGAGATGAAGAACAAACCCATTGTGCGAAAAAGCATCGTGGCAGGGCGATTGATTAAGGCAGGTGAGGTGCTTTCGGAAGAAAATTTAGCCATCAAACGCCCAGGAACAGGAATTTCTCCGATGAAATGGGCGGAAGTCATTGGCAATAAAGCCATAAGAGATTTTGAACCCGATGAGATGATCGTATTATGA